A section of the Primulina eburnea isolate SZY01 chromosome 1, ASM2296580v1, whole genome shotgun sequence genome encodes:
- the LOC140809851 gene encoding uncharacterized protein, whose product MASASGILPAVFDISNPLYILPSDTPGINLISEQLVGGDNYGIWSRAMIIALRAKNKLAFIDGSCSRPDLSSNTLLQWERCNAIVLSWIMNSVSKEIFSAIVYSTDAMVVWADLKERFNKINGSRIFSLHREIGKLTQGQNTISTYYSSLRRLWDEYSSLVVLPSCSCESAKKYLEHDQQHKLLQFLMGLNESYMHIRSQILMMNPLPSVGQAFALISQEESNRGILSTGSILGEDPNAAFYASQDTKKKYPLYCDYCNWTYQSELLQVSRLSRRSSFT is encoded by the coding sequence ATGGCTTCTGCTTCCGGAATTCTCCCAGCCGTGTTTGATATATCTAATCCGCTGTATATCCTTCCATCTGACACACCAGGTATCAACTTAATCTCTGAGCAATTGGTTGGAGGCGACAATTATGGAATTTGGAGTCGCGCCATGATTATAGCATTGCGAGCTAAGAACAAGTTAGCATTCATTGATGGGAGCTGTAGTAGACCTGACTTGAGCTCGAATACACTGCTGCAGTGGGAAAGGTGTAATGCTATAGTTCTGTCTTGGATCATGAATAGTGTTTCGAAGGAAATCTTCAGTGCAATTGTCTACTCTACAGATGCTATGGTAGTATGGGCGGATCTAAAGGAACGCTTTAACAAAATCAATGGTTCTAGAATTTTTTCTTTGCACCGAGAGATTGGGAAATTAACGCAAGGGCAAAACACTATATCCACTTATTATTCAAGCTTGCGCCGACTATGGGATGAGTACTCCTCACTCGTGGTTCTGCCTTCATGCTCTTGTGAGTCAGCCAAGAAATACTTAGAACATGATCAACAGCATAAGCTTCTCCAATTTCTCATGGGGCTAAATGAGAGTTATATGCACATCAGGAGTCAAATACTGATGATGAATCCTTTACCATCGGTTGGGCAAGCATTTGCCCTTATCTCCCAGGAAGAATCTAATAGAGGAATTCTCAGTACAGGCTCTATTCTTGGTGAAGATCCTAATGCAGCCTTTTATGCATCTCAAGACACAAAGAAGAAATATCCCTTGTATTGTGATTACTGTAACTGGACATACCAAAGCGAATTGCTACAAGTTAGTAGGCTATCCAGAAGGTCATCGTTTACATAG
- the LOC140832046 gene encoding protein ENHANCED DISEASE RESISTANCE 2-like, which yields MGICGSKPKGCVGVRSKLDLQRKRRMQRARRKKTTHCPSNKQNNRVEPSSQTDLSYCNPAFQGNADSWFDPDSVIDSDCEDEFYSVQDDVSQAGSISTGVTPRFSNYVTQNSGSDSQLNYDDSQNEVKDPSSLEKSSVPCIDETVDKDQKVPLHSCGFLSNTLLPCLACDESLDGKIKSANSGGLITRKKLSLIPSFKWKEGQENTIISNTKPIIQRPIAGSQIMCSSLEKKMPGSWSQIDPNTFKVRGRNYNKDKRKEIASSFAAYVPFGADLFLSSRKINHVAQFVELPAIDSSGEVPPILVVNLQIPLYTATIFQNENDGPGMNVVFYFKLLENYSKCLPVPFQENFRRIIDNETEKIKGFPIDTIVPVRERLKILAGVVNIDDLELNGAERKLMHAYNEKPVLSRPQHEFYSGENYLEIDLDIHRFGYIARKGFETFQDRIKHCIFDFGLTIQGNKAEDLPECILCCIRLKEIDYSNYSQLSL from the exons ATGGGGATATGTGGATCGAAACCCAAAGGGTGTGTGGGGGTGAGAAGCAAATTGGATTTGCAGAGGAAGCGGAGGATGCAAAGAGCAAGGAGGAAGAAGACGACCCACTGTCCTTCCAACAAGCAGAATAATCGGGTCGAACCGTCTAGTCAAACGGATCTTTCTTACTGTAATCCTGCATTCCAAG GAAATGCAGATTCATGGTTTGATCCTGACTCAGTTATTGATTCCGATTGCGAAGACGAATTTTACAGTGTTCAAGATG ATGTATCTCAAGCCGGATCTATCTCTACTGGTGTTACTCCAAGATTTTCGAACTATGTGACGCAAAATTCTGGTTCTGATTCTCAGCTGAATTACGATGATTCTCAAAATGAGGTGAAGGATCCATCTAGTTTGGAAAAATCGTCTGTCCCATGCATTGATGAAACTGTTGACAAAGATCAGAAGGTACCTTTGCATAGCTGCGGATTTCTGTCAAACACATTGCTTCCTTGTCTTGCTTGTGATGAGTCGTTGGATGGAAAGATAAAATCGGCTAATTCGGGAGGTCTAATTACCAGGAAAAAACTGTCCCTTATTCCATCTTTCAAATGGAAAGAAGGACAAGAGAATACTATAATAT CGAACACAAAGCCCATTATACAAAGACCAATAGCTGGTTCACAAATCATGTGTTCCTCTTTAGAGAAGAAAATGCCAGGGTCTTGGTCGCAGATCGATCCGAATACCTTTAAAGTCCGGGGACGGAACTATAATAA GGATAAAAGGAAAGAGATTGCTTCGAGTTTTGCCGCATATGTTCCTTTTGGAGCAGATTTATTCTTATCTTCTCGCAAAATTAATCACGTAGCACAATTTGTGGAGCTTCCCGCCATTGATTCATCTGGTGAAGTCCCTCCTATTCTTGTTGTAAACCTTCAG ATTCCACTTTATACCGCTACAATCTTCCAAAACGAGAACGACGGCCCAGGAAtgaatgttgttttctacttcaAGCTTTTAGAAAATTATTCCAAATGCCTTCCGGTTCCATTTCAAGAAAATTTCAGG AGGATAATCGATAATGAAACTGAGAAGATCAAAGGTTTTCCCATAGATACGATTGTCCCCGTGAGGGAAAGATTAAAAATTTTGGCTGGGGTTGTGAATATTGACGATCTTGAGTTAAATGGGGCTGAGAGGAAACTCATGCATGCTTACAACGAGAAGCCGGTTCTCTCACGTCCTCAGCATGAATTTTACTCG GGAGAAAACTACTTGGAGATCGATTTAGATATTCACAGATTCGGTTACATTGCTCGAAAAGGGTTCGAAACATTTCAAGACAGAATTAAACATTGTATCTTTGATTTTGGTCTCACAATACAG GGAAACAAGGCAGAAGATTTGCCAGAGTGTATACTATGCTGTATAAGATTAAAAGAAATCGATTACTCTAACTACAGCCAACTTAGCCTATGA
- the LOC140832114 gene encoding probable prolyl 4-hydroxylase 7 isoform X2 — translation MVMGLRIFLLISLCFFVHSSHGKESVLKLVTGASSSPLDPTRVTQISWSPRAFVYRGFLTDKECDHLILLAKDKLEKSMVADNDSGKSIESEVRTSSGMFLDKGQDEIVAGVETKLAAWTFLPPENGESIQILHYEHGQKYEPHFDYFHDKANQELGGHRVATVLMYLSNVEKGGETVFPNSEAKDKQIKGDDWSDCAKEGYAVKPRKGDALLFFSLHPDANTDPSSLHGSCPVIEGEKWSATKWIHVRSFDSPARSTNGGCVDENPNCTAWALRGECEKNPNYMIGSKEGAGYCRKSCKVCSSK, via the exons ATGGTGATGGGCCTGAGGATTTTTCTATTAATTTCTCTGTGTTTTTTTGTTCATTCGTCTCATGG CAAAGAGTCGGTGTTGAAATTGGTAACTGGTGCCTCATCATCCCCGTTGGATCCGACCCGGGTCACCCAAATCTCTTGGAGTCCCAG GGCTTTCGTATACCGAGGATTTTTGACCGATAAAGAGTGTGATCATCTCATTCTCCTG GCTAAAGATAAGCTAGAGAAGTCTATGGTAGCCGACAATGATTCTGGCAAGAGTATAGAGAGTGAAGTCCGGACGAGTTCTGGCATGTTTCTTGACAAGGGACAG GATGAAATAGTCGCCGGTGTTGAGACAAAACTTGCCGCATGGACTTTTCTCCCTCCAG AGAATGGGGAGTCCATCCAGATATTGCATTATGAGCACGGCCAAAAGTATGAGCCACATTTTGATTATTTTCACGACAAGGCCAATCAAGAATTGGGCGGTCACCGAGTGGCAACTGTACTCATGTACTTGTCGAATGTGGAGAAGGGTGGGGAAACGGTTTTTCCTAATTCAGAG GCAAAAGATAAACAAATAAAGGGTGATGATTGGTCTGACTGCGCTAAAGAAGGTTATGCAG TGAAACCAAGAAAGGGTGATGCCCTCTTATTTTTCAGCCTTCACCCTGATGCAAATACAGATCCATCTAGCTTGCACGGTAGCTGTCCTGTCATCGAAGGTGAGAAGTGGTCAGCTACGAAGTGGATTCATGTGAGGTCTTTCGATTCACCAGCTCGTTCAACAAATGGTGGTTGTGTTGATGAGAATCCAAATTGCACGGCATGGGCTCTTCGAGGGGAGTGCGAAAAAAATCCAAACTACATGATTGGCTCTAAAGAGGGTGCGGGTTATTGCAGGAAGAGCTGCAAAGTGTGCTCATCCAAGTAA
- the LOC140832114 gene encoding probable prolyl 4-hydroxylase 7 isoform X1 translates to MVMGLRIFLLISLCFFVHSSHGSKESVLKLVTGASSSPLDPTRVTQISWSPRAFVYRGFLTDKECDHLILLAKDKLEKSMVADNDSGKSIESEVRTSSGMFLDKGQDEIVAGVETKLAAWTFLPPENGESIQILHYEHGQKYEPHFDYFHDKANQELGGHRVATVLMYLSNVEKGGETVFPNSEAKDKQIKGDDWSDCAKEGYAVKPRKGDALLFFSLHPDANTDPSSLHGSCPVIEGEKWSATKWIHVRSFDSPARSTNGGCVDENPNCTAWALRGECEKNPNYMIGSKEGAGYCRKSCKVCSSK, encoded by the exons ATGGTGATGGGCCTGAGGATTTTTCTATTAATTTCTCTGTGTTTTTTTGTTCATTCGTCTCATGG CAGCAAAGAGTCGGTGTTGAAATTGGTAACTGGTGCCTCATCATCCCCGTTGGATCCGACCCGGGTCACCCAAATCTCTTGGAGTCCCAG GGCTTTCGTATACCGAGGATTTTTGACCGATAAAGAGTGTGATCATCTCATTCTCCTG GCTAAAGATAAGCTAGAGAAGTCTATGGTAGCCGACAATGATTCTGGCAAGAGTATAGAGAGTGAAGTCCGGACGAGTTCTGGCATGTTTCTTGACAAGGGACAG GATGAAATAGTCGCCGGTGTTGAGACAAAACTTGCCGCATGGACTTTTCTCCCTCCAG AGAATGGGGAGTCCATCCAGATATTGCATTATGAGCACGGCCAAAAGTATGAGCCACATTTTGATTATTTTCACGACAAGGCCAATCAAGAATTGGGCGGTCACCGAGTGGCAACTGTACTCATGTACTTGTCGAATGTGGAGAAGGGTGGGGAAACGGTTTTTCCTAATTCAGAG GCAAAAGATAAACAAATAAAGGGTGATGATTGGTCTGACTGCGCTAAAGAAGGTTATGCAG TGAAACCAAGAAAGGGTGATGCCCTCTTATTTTTCAGCCTTCACCCTGATGCAAATACAGATCCATCTAGCTTGCACGGTAGCTGTCCTGTCATCGAAGGTGAGAAGTGGTCAGCTACGAAGTGGATTCATGTGAGGTCTTTCGATTCACCAGCTCGTTCAACAAATGGTGGTTGTGTTGATGAGAATCCAAATTGCACGGCATGGGCTCTTCGAGGGGAGTGCGAAAAAAATCCAAACTACATGATTGGCTCTAAAGAGGGTGCGGGTTATTGCAGGAAGAGCTGCAAAGTGTGCTCATCCAAGTAA
- the LOC140832224 gene encoding inositol hexakisphosphate and diphosphoinositol-pentakisphosphate kinase VIP1-like isoform X1 — protein MEDDGVPRTKITLGVCVMEKKANLGPMLQILERLQAFGEFEVVHFGDKVILEDPIESWPICDCLIAFYSTGYPLKRAEDYAALRKPFLINELEQQHLLHDRRKVYERLEMYGIPVPRYALVNREYPNQELDYFAEEEDFVEVHGNRFWKPFVEKPIDGDDHSIMIYYPSSAGGGMKELFRKVGNRSSEFHPEVRRVRREGSYIYEEFMPTGGTDVKVYTVGPEYAHAEARKSPVVDGVVMRNLDGKEVRYPVLLTPTEKEMAREVCCAFRQAVCGFDLLRCGGRSYVCDVNGWSFVKNSYKYYDDTACVLRKMFLDAKAPHLSSTIPPTLPWKVNEPVQQSEGLTRQGSGIIGTFGQSEELRCVIAVIRHGDRTPKQKVKLKVTEEKLLNLMLKYNGGRPRTETKLKSAIQLQDLLDATRILVPRTRPDRESDSEADDIEHAEKLRQVKAVLEEGGHFSGIYRKVQLKPLKWVKVVKNNGEGEEERPTEALMVLKYGGVLTHAGRKQAEELGRYFRNNMYPGEGTGLLRLHSTYRHDLKIYSSDEGRVQMSAAAFAKGLLDLEGPLTPILVSLVSKDSSMLDGLENASIEMDEAKARLNEIITSATKADHNSVLPEKPWMVDGAGVPPNASELLPKLVELTKMVTEQVRLLAKDEDEELADTSSYNVYLPYDQAKALGKTNIDVDRIAAGLPCGSEGFLLMFARWRKLERDLYNERKERFDITQIPDVYDSCKYDLLHNAHLNLKGLDELFKVAQLLADGVIPNEYGINPRQKLKIGSKIARRLLGKILIDLRNTREEAVNVAELKNNQENDPTFPITGKDDTDYHSKCNGKFEGARRASFTSDMSLDQDDDDDKETKYRLDPKYANVRTPDRHVRTRLYFTSESHIHSLMNVLRYCNLDESLQGEPGIVCDNGLERLCRTKELDYMSYIVLRLFEDTEVALEDPKRFRIEMTFSRGADLSPLESNDSEAASLHQEHTLPIMGPERLQEVGSCLTLEMMEKMFRPFAMPAEDFPPPSIPQGFSGYFSKSAAVLERLVNLWPFHKYGNANGR, from the exons ATGGAGGACGACGGTGTGCCCCGGACGAAGATAACGCTTGGAGTGTGTGTGATGGAAAAGAAG GCAAATCTGGGGCCGATGTTGCAGATTTTAGAGCGACTACAAGCTTTTGGAGAATTTGAG GTTGTGCATTTTGGGGACAAGGTTATCCTTGAAGATCCTATTGAGAG CTGGCCAATTTGTGATTGCCTGATTGCCTTCTATTCCACTGGTTATCCTCTGAAGCGGGCTGAGGATTATGCTGCATTAAGGAA GCCCTTTCTTATTAATGAATTGGAACAACAACACCTTCTTCATGATCGAAGAAAAGTGTACGAG CGGCTTGAAATGTATGGAATTCCTGTTCCTAGATATGCCTTGGTGAATAGGGAATATCCAAATCAGGAGCTAGATTATTTCGCCGAGGAGGAAGATTTTGTTGAAGTACACGGGAATCGATTTTGGAAACCTTTTGTGGAGAAGCCCATCGATG GTGATGATCACAGTATAATGATATATTACCCTAGTTCAGCTGGTGGGGGAATGAAGGAACTGTTTCGAAAG GTTGGAAATCGTTCAAGTGAATTTCATCCAGAGGTCAGAAGAGTGAGACGTGAAGGGTCTTACATATACGAGGAATTCATGCCCACGGGGGGTACAGATGTGAAG GTGTACACAGTGGGCCCTGAGTACGCTCACGCTGAGGCGAGGAAATCTCCTGTGGTTGACGGTGTTGTGATGAGAAATCTGGATGGTAAAGAA GTTAGATATCCAGTTCTACTAACTCCCACTGAGAAGGAAATGGCAAGAGAGGTGTGCTGCGCATTTAGGCAAGCT GTTTGTGGCTTCGATCTCTTGCGTTGTGGGGGACGTTCCTATGTCTGCGATGTTAATGGATGGAGTTTTGTCAAGAATTCTTACAA ATATTATGATGATACTGCTTGTGTGCTGAGGAAAATGTTTCTTGATGCAAAAGCCCCACATCTTTCATCTACAATTCCTCCAACTTTACCATGGAAGGTCAACGAGCCAGTTCAGCAGTCTGAAGGACTGACACGCCAAGGAAGTGGGATAATAGGCACCTTTGGGCAATCTGAAGAGCTACGATGTGTTATCGCTGTTATCCGTCA TGGTGACCGAACTCCAAAGCAGAAAGTGAAGTTAAAAGTTACCGAGGAAAAACTTTTGAATTTAATGTTAAAATATAATGGGGGAAGACCTAGAACAGAG ACAAAGCTGAAAAGTGCTATTCAGTTGCAAGATCTTTTGGATGCGACGCGTATTTTAGTGCCTCGTACCAG ACCTGACAGAGAGAGTGATAGTGAAGCTGATGACATTGAGCACGCTGAAAAACTTCGCCAAGTGAAGGCTGTGCTTGAGGAG GGAGGACATTTCTCCGGGATTTATCGGAAAGTCCAACTCAAGCCATTAAAGTGGGTCAAAGTTGTGAAAAATAATGGGGAAGGGGAAGAAGAAAGGCCTACTGAAGCCCTGATGGTTCTTAAATATGGTGGTGTTCTTACTCATGCTGGCAGAAAGCAG GCTGAAGAGCTGGGGAGGTATTTTCGGAATAATATGTACCCAG GTGAAGGCACTGGCTTGCTCCGTCTTCACAGCACATATCGTCATGACTTAAAAATATACAGCTCCGATGAGGGTCGTGTTCAG ATGTCAGCTGCTGCTTTTGCTAAAGGTCTTCTTGACTTGGAAGGACCGCTGACACCTATTTTG GTTTCACTCGTTAGCAAAGACTCCTCAATGTTGGATGGGCTTGAGAACGCGAGTATTGAGATGGACGAAGCTAAG GCTAGGTTAAATGAAATTATAACTTCTGCAACAAAAGCTGATCACAACAGTGTCTTGCCAGAAAAACCTTGGATGGTTGATGGGGCTGGAGTTCCTCCAAATGCATCCGAGCTTCTACCCAAATTG GTGGAACTAACCAAGATGGTCACTGAACAAGTTAGACTTCTAGCCAAAGATGAGGATGAGGAACTTGCAGATACAAGTTCGTACAATGTATACCTTCCGTATGATCAAGCTAAGGCACTTGGTAAAACCAATATAGATGTTGACCGGATTGCTGCGGGGTTACCTTGTGGTAGTGAGGGATTTCTTCTCATGTTTGCTCGGtggagaaaacttgagagagatCTGTATAATGAGCGCAAAGA GCGGTTTGACATAACTCAAATTCCAGATGTTTATGATTCATGCAA ATATGATCTTCTGCACAATGcacatttaaatttgaaaggaCTAGACGAGCTCTTTAAAGTTGCCCAG TTACTTGCTGATGGTGTTATTCCAAATGAGTATGGAATCAATCCGAGGCAGAAACTAAAGATTGGATCCAAG ATTGCTCGTCGTTTGTTGGGAAAAATTTTGATCGACTTGAGAAATACACGTGAAGAAGCAGTCAATGTTGCAGAATTGAAGAATAATCAGGAGAATGATCCTACATTTCCTATAACTGGAAAAGACGATACAGATTATCATTCAAAGTGTAACGGTAAATTTGAAGGCGCCAGAAGAGCTAGTTTTACTAGTGATATGTCACTGgatcaagatgatgatgatgacaaAGAAACTAAATACCGTTTGGATCCAAA ATACGCGAATGTGAGAACACCGGACCGCCATGTGCGAACGCGGCTCTACTTTACATCT GAATCTCATATCCATTCCTTGATGAATGTTCTTCGTTATTGCAATCTGGATGAATCTCTTCAAGGAGAACCTGGCATTGTTTGTGATAATGGATTGGAGCGTTTGTGTAGGACTAAGGAGCTTGATTACATGAGTTACATTGTTTTGAGATTGTTCGAGGACACGGAG GTGGCTTTAGAAGATCCCAAGAGATTTAGGATAGAGATGACTTTTAGCCGTGGTGCAGATTTATCCCCTTTGGAG AGCAATGATAGCGAGGCAGCTTCACTGCATCAGGAGCACACATTACCAATTATGGGTCCTGAGAGGTTGCAAGAAGTCGGATCGTGTTTGACCTTAGAGATGATGGAGAAGATGTTTCGTCCATTTGCTATGCCAGCGGAAGATTTCCCCCCTCCATCCATTCCTCAGGGATTCTCAGGCTATTTTTCCAAAAGTGCAGCAGTTTTAGAACGCCTCGTAAATCTTTGGCCCTTTCACAAGTATGGAAACGCTAACGGGAGATAG
- the LOC140832224 gene encoding inositol hexakisphosphate and diphosphoinositol-pentakisphosphate kinase VIP1-like isoform X2 has translation MYGIPVPRYALVNREYPNQELDYFAEEEDFVEVHGNRFWKPFVEKPIDGDDHSIMIYYPSSAGGGMKELFRKVGNRSSEFHPEVRRVRREGSYIYEEFMPTGGTDVKVYTVGPEYAHAEARKSPVVDGVVMRNLDGKEVRYPVLLTPTEKEMAREVCCAFRQAVCGFDLLRCGGRSYVCDVNGWSFVKNSYKYYDDTACVLRKMFLDAKAPHLSSTIPPTLPWKVNEPVQQSEGLTRQGSGIIGTFGQSEELRCVIAVIRHGDRTPKQKVKLKVTEEKLLNLMLKYNGGRPRTETKLKSAIQLQDLLDATRILVPRTRPDRESDSEADDIEHAEKLRQVKAVLEEGGHFSGIYRKVQLKPLKWVKVVKNNGEGEEERPTEALMVLKYGGVLTHAGRKQAEELGRYFRNNMYPGEGTGLLRLHSTYRHDLKIYSSDEGRVQMSAAAFAKGLLDLEGPLTPILVSLVSKDSSMLDGLENASIEMDEAKARLNEIITSATKADHNSVLPEKPWMVDGAGVPPNASELLPKLVELTKMVTEQVRLLAKDEDEELADTSSYNVYLPYDQAKALGKTNIDVDRIAAGLPCGSEGFLLMFARWRKLERDLYNERKERFDITQIPDVYDSCKYDLLHNAHLNLKGLDELFKVAQLLADGVIPNEYGINPRQKLKIGSKIARRLLGKILIDLRNTREEAVNVAELKNNQENDPTFPITGKDDTDYHSKCNGKFEGARRASFTSDMSLDQDDDDDKETKYRLDPKYANVRTPDRHVRTRLYFTSESHIHSLMNVLRYCNLDESLQGEPGIVCDNGLERLCRTKELDYMSYIVLRLFEDTEVALEDPKRFRIEMTFSRGADLSPLESNDSEAASLHQEHTLPIMGPERLQEVGSCLTLEMMEKMFRPFAMPAEDFPPPSIPQGFSGYFSKSAAVLERLVNLWPFHKYGNANGR, from the exons ATGTATGGAATTCCTGTTCCTAGATATGCCTTGGTGAATAGGGAATATCCAAATCAGGAGCTAGATTATTTCGCCGAGGAGGAAGATTTTGTTGAAGTACACGGGAATCGATTTTGGAAACCTTTTGTGGAGAAGCCCATCGATG GTGATGATCACAGTATAATGATATATTACCCTAGTTCAGCTGGTGGGGGAATGAAGGAACTGTTTCGAAAG GTTGGAAATCGTTCAAGTGAATTTCATCCAGAGGTCAGAAGAGTGAGACGTGAAGGGTCTTACATATACGAGGAATTCATGCCCACGGGGGGTACAGATGTGAAG GTGTACACAGTGGGCCCTGAGTACGCTCACGCTGAGGCGAGGAAATCTCCTGTGGTTGACGGTGTTGTGATGAGAAATCTGGATGGTAAAGAA GTTAGATATCCAGTTCTACTAACTCCCACTGAGAAGGAAATGGCAAGAGAGGTGTGCTGCGCATTTAGGCAAGCT GTTTGTGGCTTCGATCTCTTGCGTTGTGGGGGACGTTCCTATGTCTGCGATGTTAATGGATGGAGTTTTGTCAAGAATTCTTACAA ATATTATGATGATACTGCTTGTGTGCTGAGGAAAATGTTTCTTGATGCAAAAGCCCCACATCTTTCATCTACAATTCCTCCAACTTTACCATGGAAGGTCAACGAGCCAGTTCAGCAGTCTGAAGGACTGACACGCCAAGGAAGTGGGATAATAGGCACCTTTGGGCAATCTGAAGAGCTACGATGTGTTATCGCTGTTATCCGTCA TGGTGACCGAACTCCAAAGCAGAAAGTGAAGTTAAAAGTTACCGAGGAAAAACTTTTGAATTTAATGTTAAAATATAATGGGGGAAGACCTAGAACAGAG ACAAAGCTGAAAAGTGCTATTCAGTTGCAAGATCTTTTGGATGCGACGCGTATTTTAGTGCCTCGTACCAG ACCTGACAGAGAGAGTGATAGTGAAGCTGATGACATTGAGCACGCTGAAAAACTTCGCCAAGTGAAGGCTGTGCTTGAGGAG GGAGGACATTTCTCCGGGATTTATCGGAAAGTCCAACTCAAGCCATTAAAGTGGGTCAAAGTTGTGAAAAATAATGGGGAAGGGGAAGAAGAAAGGCCTACTGAAGCCCTGATGGTTCTTAAATATGGTGGTGTTCTTACTCATGCTGGCAGAAAGCAG GCTGAAGAGCTGGGGAGGTATTTTCGGAATAATATGTACCCAG GTGAAGGCACTGGCTTGCTCCGTCTTCACAGCACATATCGTCATGACTTAAAAATATACAGCTCCGATGAGGGTCGTGTTCAG ATGTCAGCTGCTGCTTTTGCTAAAGGTCTTCTTGACTTGGAAGGACCGCTGACACCTATTTTG GTTTCACTCGTTAGCAAAGACTCCTCAATGTTGGATGGGCTTGAGAACGCGAGTATTGAGATGGACGAAGCTAAG GCTAGGTTAAATGAAATTATAACTTCTGCAACAAAAGCTGATCACAACAGTGTCTTGCCAGAAAAACCTTGGATGGTTGATGGGGCTGGAGTTCCTCCAAATGCATCCGAGCTTCTACCCAAATTG GTGGAACTAACCAAGATGGTCACTGAACAAGTTAGACTTCTAGCCAAAGATGAGGATGAGGAACTTGCAGATACAAGTTCGTACAATGTATACCTTCCGTATGATCAAGCTAAGGCACTTGGTAAAACCAATATAGATGTTGACCGGATTGCTGCGGGGTTACCTTGTGGTAGTGAGGGATTTCTTCTCATGTTTGCTCGGtggagaaaacttgagagagatCTGTATAATGAGCGCAAAGA GCGGTTTGACATAACTCAAATTCCAGATGTTTATGATTCATGCAA ATATGATCTTCTGCACAATGcacatttaaatttgaaaggaCTAGACGAGCTCTTTAAAGTTGCCCAG TTACTTGCTGATGGTGTTATTCCAAATGAGTATGGAATCAATCCGAGGCAGAAACTAAAGATTGGATCCAAG ATTGCTCGTCGTTTGTTGGGAAAAATTTTGATCGACTTGAGAAATACACGTGAAGAAGCAGTCAATGTTGCAGAATTGAAGAATAATCAGGAGAATGATCCTACATTTCCTATAACTGGAAAAGACGATACAGATTATCATTCAAAGTGTAACGGTAAATTTGAAGGCGCCAGAAGAGCTAGTTTTACTAGTGATATGTCACTGgatcaagatgatgatgatgacaaAGAAACTAAATACCGTTTGGATCCAAA ATACGCGAATGTGAGAACACCGGACCGCCATGTGCGAACGCGGCTCTACTTTACATCT GAATCTCATATCCATTCCTTGATGAATGTTCTTCGTTATTGCAATCTGGATGAATCTCTTCAAGGAGAACCTGGCATTGTTTGTGATAATGGATTGGAGCGTTTGTGTAGGACTAAGGAGCTTGATTACATGAGTTACATTGTTTTGAGATTGTTCGAGGACACGGAG GTGGCTTTAGAAGATCCCAAGAGATTTAGGATAGAGATGACTTTTAGCCGTGGTGCAGATTTATCCCCTTTGGAG AGCAATGATAGCGAGGCAGCTTCACTGCATCAGGAGCACACATTACCAATTATGGGTCCTGAGAGGTTGCAAGAAGTCGGATCGTGTTTGACCTTAGAGATGATGGAGAAGATGTTTCGTCCATTTGCTATGCCAGCGGAAGATTTCCCCCCTCCATCCATTCCTCAGGGATTCTCAGGCTATTTTTCCAAAAGTGCAGCAGTTTTAGAACGCCTCGTAAATCTTTGGCCCTTTCACAAGTATGGAAACGCTAACGGGAGATAG